Proteins encoded within one genomic window of Oryza glaberrima chromosome 12, OglaRS2, whole genome shotgun sequence:
- the LOC127756236 gene encoding uncharacterized protein LOC127756236, with product MRGIEKRSIGIHPLKQEANDVFLKPWMAAGAKSAGNVIQGKLKLKTEDKKLWLMKIKKIPGVTLGEEEQGEGSAGNCHGHDADVGYEEEEDQTCVDHGEANLDQMLRDGERFDTNDREYHKFTTMVKDSKTPIYNGCKAEHSKLQVVLSLLHLKASNGWFDMSFTELLELLKEILPTDNVLPESTYQAKKVICPLGLDIQKIHACLNDCILYRGEFADLEQCPVCKASRYKCGDGDDEGGNKKRVLVKVVWYFPIIPRLERMYANKKHAKLMRWHHEERKKDGMIRHPADGSQWRKIDRKYQKELSHDIRNVRIALSTDGMNPFGNMSSRHSTWPVAVVIYNLPSWLCLKRKYIMMPLLIQGPKQPGNDIDVYFKPLLEDLHTLWTDGVRMWDAYKREHFTCRAILLGTITDYPTLGNTSGQTVKGMKACVRCMAQTGGKWLNHCRKPVYMRHRRFVRRDHLYRRNKNAFDGTVEMDGRPIFRTESEIFAEVKDLRVVFGKGSGSTCASTSSGETPLFKKKSVFWDLPYWEDLDIRHAIDVMHVEKNV from the exons AGAAGCATCGGCATCCACCCGTTAAAGCAGGAAGCAAATGATGTCTTCCTCAAGCCATGGATGGCGGCTGGGGCCAAATCAGCTGGGAACGTGATTCAAGGCAAGCTGAAGCTGAAGACGGAAGACAAGAAGCTGTGGCTAATGAAGATCAAGA aaattccgggcgtgacacttgGCGAGGAGGAGCAAGGGGAGGGAAGTGCCGGCAACTGTCACGGGCATGATGCGGATGTCGgctacgaggaggaggaggaccaaaCATGTGTTGATCACGGTGAAGCAAATCTAGATCAGATGCTGCGTGACGGGGAGAGATTTGACACTAATGATAGGGaatatcacaagttcacaaccatGGTGAAGGACTCCAAAACTCCAATTTACAATGGATGTAAGGCGGAGCACAGCAAGCTCCAAGTGGTCCTATCGCTGCTTCACCTGAAGGCGAGCAACGGATGGTTCGATATGAGCTTCACTGAGTTGCTAGAGCTCTTGAAAGAAATTCTTCCTACGGACAATGTCTTGCCAGAATCGACGTACCAAGCCAAAAAAGTTATATGTCCCCTTGGTCTTGACATACAGAAAATTCACGCTTGTCTAAATGATTGCATTCTGTATCGTGGTGAATTTGCAGATTTGGAGCAATGCCCGGTATGCAAGGCTTCCCGCTATAAGTGTGGAGACGGGGATGATGAGGGTGGAAATAAGAAAAGAGTGCTGGTGAAGGTCGTTTGGTATTTTCCAATCATCCCCCGTTTGGAACGTATGTATGCGAACAAAAAGCATGCCAAGTTGATGCGTTGGCACCACGAAGAGCGTAAAAAAGATGGAATGATACGACACCCAGCTGATGGGTCTCAGTGGAGAAAGATAGACAGGAAGTACCAAAAAGAGCTTTCTCACGACATCAGAAATGTGAGGATTGCACTAAGCACTGATGGCATGAACCCGTTTGGTAACATGAGCAGTCGTCATAGCACATGGCCAGTGGCTGTTGTTATCTACAATCTCCCTTCCTGGCTCTGTTTGAAGCGTAAGTACATCATGATGCCACTTCTGATTCAAGGGCCTAAACAACCTGGCAACGATATTGATGTGTACTTCAAGCCGCTGTTAGAGGATCTTCATACACTATGGACGGATGGCGTGCGGATGTGGGATGCGTACAAGCGAGAACACTTCACATGTCGGGCTATTTTGTTAGGGACAATAACAGACTACCCAACACTTGGAAACACGTCGGGCCAAACGGTGAAGGGCATGAAAGCATGTGTAAGGTGCATGGCCCAAACAGGTGGCAAGTGGCTGAATCACTGTCGGAAGCCCGTGTACATGCGCCATCGGAGGTTCGTCAGGCGGGATCACCTGTACCGCCGAAATAAAAATGCTTTTGATGGGACGGTGGAAATGGATGGACGTCCAATTTTCAGAACCGAAAGTGAGATCTTTGCGGAGGTGAAGGATCTCAGAGTTGTATTCGGTAAAGGGAGCGGAAGCACATGTGCATCCACATCGAGCGGTGAGACCCCTCTATTCAAAAAGAAGTCTGTCTTTTGGGATTTGCCATATTGGGAAGACCTAGATATTCGTCATGCGATTGATGTGATGCACGTGGAGAAGAATGTGTGA
- the LOC127757679 gene encoding uncharacterized protein LOC127757679, whose product MADPSKLQITPCGMLVQGNQINFTKLYLHHTPAGPKPNQSTVTSNDKKTGLGSIVVNNWPVYDGIGSDAKLVAYAKGLHVYAGAWHNSFSLVFEDERLKGSTLQVMGLIVEEGDWAIVGGTGQFAMATGVILKKMQEQKQDGNIIELTIHGFCPLLKGSQCLVTKIGPWGSSHEGTVQDITESPKRLESITLYLGWSVDSISFTYLDHAGEKHKAGPWGGPGGDPIMIEFGSSEFLKEVSGTFGPYEGSTVIRSINFITNKQTYGPFGRQEGTPFSVPAQNNSSVVGFFGRSGKYINAVGVYVQPI is encoded by the exons ATGGCTGATCCCAGCAAGCTGCAAATCACACCCTGTGGCATGCTTGTTCAGGGCAACCAGATCAACTTCACCAAACTCTACCTGCACCACACGCCGGCTGGTCCAAAACCAAACCAGTCGACGGTCACAAGCAATGACAAAAAAACCGGGTTAGGTTCCATTGTCGTTAACAACTGGCCAGTATATGACGGAATCGGCAGCGACGCCAAGCTTGTTGCCTATGCAAAAGGCCTCCACGTTTATGCGGGTGCCTGGCACAACTCCTTCAGCCTAGTGTTCGAGGATGAAAG GCTTAAGGGGTCCACGCTTCAGGTGATGGGGCTAATTGTCGAAGAAGGTGATTGGGCTATTGTTGGGGGCACAGGACAGTTTGCTATGGCAACTGGTGTTATCTTGAAGAAAATGCAAGAACAAAAACAAGACGGAAACATAATAGAGCTCACTATCCATGGGTTTTGTCCTCTCTTAAAAGGGTCACAG TGCCTTGTCACCAAGATTGGGCCATGGGGTTCATCTCATGAAGGGACAGTTCAAGACATCACTGAGTCTCCAAAGCGTCTCGAAAGCATCACATTATACCTCGGCTGGTCTGTTGACTCAATCTCGTTTACTTACCTTGACCATGCCGGAGAGAAGCACAAGGCAGGTCCATGGGGTGGTCCTGGCGGGGATCCCATAATG ATTGAATTTGGCAGTTCAGAGTTTCTCAAGGAAGTTTCTGGAACGTTTGGCCCATATGAGGGCAGCACCGTTATAAGATCTATTAATTTTATCACCAATAAGCAAACATATGGCCCATTTGGACGACAGGAGGGAACCCCTTTCAGTGTCCCAGCGCAGAATAACTCCAGTGTAGTGGGTTTCTTTGGGCGCAGTGGGAAATACATAAATGCAGTTGGTGTCTACGTGCAGCCGATCTAA
- the LOC127757064 gene encoding putative ATP synthase protein YMF19 has protein sequence MPQLDKLTYFSQFFWLCLFLFSFYILLLNNNNGILGISRILKLRNQLLSHRGNKIRFKDPKNLEDISRKGFSTGLSYMYSSLSEVSQWCKTVDYLGKRRKITLISDFGEISGSRGMERQILYLISKSSYNTSSSRITCWKKIMLTHVPHGQGSII, from the coding sequence ATGCCTCAACTTGATAAATTGACTTATTTCTCACAATTCTTCTGGTTATGCCTTTTCCTCTTTAGTTTTTATATTCTCttattaaataataataatggaatACTTGGAATTAGCAGAATTCTCAAACTACGGAACCAACTGCTTTCGCACCGGGGGAACAAGATCCGTTTCAAGGACCCTAAGAATTTGGAAGATATCTCGAGAAAAGGTTTTAGCACCGGTCTCTCATATATGTACTCCAGTTTATCCGAAGTATCCCAATGGTGTAAGACCGTCGACTATttgggaaaaaggaggaaaatcACTCTGATCTCAGATTTCGGAGAAATAAGTGGCTCACGAGGAATGGAGAGACAGATTCTCTATTTGATCTCGAAGTCCTCATATAACACTTCTTCCAGTCGGATCACTtgttggaaaaaaataatgctCACACATGTTCCACACGGGCAAGGAAGCATAATCTAA